AAGAATTTTCAGCCGCCATGCATCATTCTGAAAAGGATAATAATTATTCTTTTATTCCCGTGCTATTTGAAGAGGTTCATAAGATACCGCCACTCTTTGAACGCATAAACTACATTGATTTATATAATTTCAATAATGATGATGAAAAAAGAGAGGAATTGGAAAAAGCAATAATTGTGCAGTCGAAGATTCAAACCGAACAGATGCCCATAAATGATTTGCATAGACCTGTACCTGTATATCTTGCAAAGAAAAAACATATAAAATCCTATTGGGTTATAATATCTATATTAGCTATTGCCTTATTAAGCATTTACGGCTTCTTGCGGTTGGGGTTTAAATTTAATCCTGGCGCCAAAACTAAGGAAAAAACCGGCAATTTTACAAATCCTGTGCCAAATAACTACAAGCCCCGTGTGATTACTAATAAAACACAACCGAAACAATCTGTTAAACCCATACCTATCACAAAACCAACCGCCGTATATGCTCCGCATCCGAATAAACGACGGCCAAGAACTGTTGTTGCTTATGTTCCTCATCCAGGTTTACCTCAGCCAACTATTACAAGCATAAGTCCGAAGATTAATATAGCTGGAAACTGGGTAGGTTTTTTTACGAAATTCACATCAGCAGGCAAAACCATATTAATTCCTTTTACAATGGACATCAATGAAAATGGAAACAATATAAGCGGCACGATGAAAAATAAAATGTTTGGAGTCGTACACAGGGGCCATATAACCGGCACGATAAATGGCAGACATATTTCTTTCGCGACTACATATGCTTTTTCAACCTCCAAATATTTATATTCGGGAAGAATTTCAAAAAATATGTTTGAAGGAAAGGGTACATGGAAGTACTATTATAAAAATGGAAAATGGCTTATTGCCAGACCAGATGCTAATTCTAAGATAGTAAATGTATATAATAAATTAAAAAATGCCAAAAAAAGCAATAACACTTCAAATATTCGTATTAACGGGCCTAACTGGGGCAGTGTCTTTCATAATTTATTTAAGTAAAACTATTTTTATAGCGTATTTAGTCATGTAAATTTATTTCCGGCAAAATGAGCGTATAAATACATGCCATTTTTAAGCAGATTCACCGACATGAAATTTATTTCAGATTTTTTTTGTCCCCATTTTTGCAGGTGTCAAGCGAAAAATCTTCGTAATGAGTTAAATACTGCGGTTTTTAAATGGCTGGGGGAGAAGGATTCGAACCTCCGTAATGGGAGTCAGAGTCCTATAACTACATAGTTTAACTTATTGATTTTATTTATTAATTTTAATTATTAAAAATCTTATGTATCCGAAATTGTATCTTCTTATTTATTGTTTCAATGCCTGTAAAAGCAATCTAAGCAGTTATAGTATAGCCGTATAAATCAATTCTGTCAATTTCGTCAAGCCCTATGTTTAAGTGCTGACGTAAAGATTTCGGCATTAACTTTCAAGAAATGTCCGATAAATGTCCGATAAATGTCCGATAACGAATTATTTTACTGGTTCATATATTCTAAGCTTCTTAGCGCCGGTCGCTTTCAAGATATTCTTGTCCGCAAGTTCCCGCAAATCTCTGTAAAGGGTTTTTCTTGATACATCCGGCATTATTCCTTCGAGGGAAGATAAATTTGCGCTTTTATTTTCTTTTATATACAGGGCTAATTTTATCTGTCTCTGATTTAATCCTAATTTTTTTAAATTATCTTCGGAATAAAAATCCGTTTTCTTATAAAAATATACCGAAAAGCCGCCGAATTCTTCTTTAAATTCCGGTTCTGGCAGTCCGGCTTTTTTACATTCCTCGATTATTTTAACCGTTCCCCTTCCCCACGTTTCTATCAAGCCAGCTTTAAAAAAGACGTCTGCGATTAATTCATTCCGCGGTTTTGAGGCATGAGATTTTTTTAAATCGTCGATTTTCATTCCCGAAGGCAGTCCGCCTTCATTCCATAAAACTAATCTATCGGGATATACCTTTATCTGAGTGTGCGCTCCTACATAATCTCTATGCACGACGGCATTTGTTACCGCTTCCCTCAATGCTTCTTC
This is a stretch of genomic DNA from Candidatus Acidulodesulfobacterium ferriphilum. It encodes these proteins:
- a CDS encoding toll/interleukin-1 receptor domain-containing protein translates to MLMDNNKDKSDFFISFKKSDIDEGYVAWLENLLDKKGYSYVTMKDIKPGEDFEISINSKLENTRGTISVITKNYFEGYDSGKNWCYKEFSAAMHHSEKDNNYSFIPVLFEEVHKIPPLFERINYIDLYNFNNDDEKREELEKAIIVQSKIQTEQMPINDLHRPVPVYLAKKKHIKSYWVIISILAIALLSIYGFLRLGFKFNPGAKTKEKTGNFTNPVPNNYKPRVITNKTQPKQSVKPIPITKPTAVYAPHPNKRRPRTVVAYVPHPGLPQPTITSISPKINIAGNWVGFFTKFTSAGKTILIPFTMDINENGNNISGTMKNKMFGVVHRGHITGTINGRHISFATTYAFSTSKYLYSGRISKNMFEGKGTWKYYYKNGKWLIARPDANSKIVNVYNKLKNAKKSNNTSNIRINGPNWGSVFHNLFK